The Granulicella sp. 5B5 nucleotide sequence TCCGGAGGTTGGCAACCCGTGTGCAGCGAGCAGCCGGCTCGCCCATGTCTGGCGAGGCCGTCGCGTTGTCCGATGTCATATTGGGGATGCGGAACACAGCCGAGCCTCCCTTACGCAGCCTGCCTACCGGCTGGCTTCCGGCCCCGGTCCACAGACCGGTACCGATCATCACGCTAGGAGCAACGGATGTTGCGCGCTAGCCGCTTGCTTGCGTCCCTCGCATGGATGCTGCTGGTTACAACGGCGTGGGCCGGTGGACCGCGCTTCGTCACTGGCACTCAATATCCGATCGCTGGGCTCTTTATGGCCTTCTATACCCCGCAGGTCACGTACTCCACCGATGCCGGCACCTTGAGCTCGACCCTCACCCACGCGCAGTCCGATGCGATGGTCACCGCAGCCGCTCAGGTGTGGAACGTACCCACGGCGAGCCTCACTCTGTCGCAGAGCGGCGAACTCACCGAACACGTAAGCAGCGCCAATGCCTACTTTGATGGCACCAACATCGTCTTTCCCGCCGACGTGCAGGCAACCAACTATCTCCAGGTTCCCATTGCGGTCATCTATGACACCGATGGCAGCGTGACGGATCTACTTCTGGGTTCGGGTGCAAGCGACCCCAGCGGCTGCCGCCAGAACGGCGTCACGGAGAGCGTTGATGGCTTCGGCGCAACCGGAACGATACAGCACGCTCTGCTGGTGCTGAACGGGCGCTGCATCACCAGCGCGCCACAGTCGCTTACGCAGATGCAGTACCAGCTCATGCGAGCCTTCGGGCGCGTGCTGGGGCTGGCGTGGTCGCAGGTGAACGACAACGTGTTTACCGGCAGCTCGCAGCCGACAGCTATGCAGATGCAGAACTGGCCGGTGATGCACCCGATCGACGTGGTGTGTGGGCTTTATACCTACCAGTGCATGCAGAACCCATTTACTCTGCGGCCGGATGACCTGTCGGCGTTGGCGCTGCTGTATCCGGTGACAGCGACAAACTTGACGGCGGGCAAGACGATTAGCACGACGAATGGAGCGTATGTCGAGGGCTGGACGTCGTTCCCGACGGAACAGGGCATGGACCTGCTGAATATGACCGTGACGCTGACCGAGGCCAGCGGGACGATGTGGGAGAGCTGGCAGACGGTGTCGGGTATCAGTGGTGTAGCGTTCCAGGCCAATGGTGGCAATCCCGTGAGCGGTGCTGCGCCAGAGACCCAGAACAGCGGCGTGGTCTGGACAGAGCAAGAGGCGCAGTACGAGATGGGCGATGTCCCTGTACCTACCTCATGGGAAGGGATGCTGGTGCAGCCGGAGGCGATCAACCCGCTGTATACAGGCGAGTATTCGCTGGGGCCTTATGTTCGGACGCCGATGTCGATGGCTGGCGGCGCACCGAACTCGATCTCGCCGTTCGCGAAT carries:
- a CDS encoding IPT/TIG domain-containing protein, producing MLRASRLLASLAWMLLVTTAWAGGPRFVTGTQYPIAGLFMAFYTPQVTYSTDAGTLSSTLTHAQSDAMVTAAAQVWNVPTASLTLSQSGELTEHVSSANAYFDGTNIVFPADVQATNYLQVPIAVIYDTDGSVTDLLLGSGASDPSGCRQNGVTESVDGFGATGTIQHALLVLNGRCITSAPQSLTQMQYQLMRAFGRVLGLAWSQVNDNVFTGSSQPTAMQMQNWPVMHPIDVVCGLYTYQCMQNPFTLRPDDLSALALLYPVTATNLTAGKTISTTNGAYVEGWTSFPTEQGMDLLNMTVTLTEASGTMWESWQTVSGISGVAFQANGGNPVSGAAPETQNSGVVWTEQEAQYEMGDVPVPTSWEGMLVQPEAINPLYTGEYSLGPYVRTPMSMAGGAPNSISPFANPGVLQGFWITMTNEPASCSPGDDGTEASPVAVDPSGWWSGLLCGPGHSSWWSMRVQANRTWTIETTALDEDGAATVRKAQPVIGVWNSSDPTGTLPTVASQATAMNAMSLGVTQLRMPATAVASSYRFVVADQFGGGRPDFAYQARVLYADSVSPATVGLSGGTITITGVGFRQGNEVLVNGVRAQVVSWSATQIVATAPSQSSAGAGVQPVDVEVLDASTGGSTDISGVFTYASAVVVVAGLPAEITAVSGAGQSVYVGTALNPVVLQVSDSNGNPVSGATVNVYQTVYAWEGTCAAKGPCASAPVLKTQKATMTSDANGHVSVTPLTVSGQPQVVEMAVSSGATGFVSLSLVIAP